Within Vidua macroura isolate BioBank_ID:100142 chromosome 11, ASM2450914v1, whole genome shotgun sequence, the genomic segment ATCTCCagtctaaaccttccctggcacaacttgaggtcATTGCCtgtcatcctgtcacttgtcacctaggagaagaggccaaccctcatctggctacaacctcctttcaggcagttgaggtctcccctgagcctcctcttctccaagtTGAACCTCAGTGTACTCGATGCACTTGTTTTAATCAGAAAATGTATAAGAAATAAGAATAAGACCCATTCCTTCATGGTTTTCAGGTACTTGCCTGTTTTTTTAAGCCTAGCCTATTCTTCTCACCTGGGCCAACTATGACTTCAGTGGAATGCTTGTTGATTACTTTGATCTTGTCAGAAAAACCATTTTTCTCCACTATCTTCACAGCAGCATTAGCCATGGGCTTGAACACCTGTGAATAGCAAGAGTGTAACAGAATGGTACCCCTCAAGTCAGCTTTCAAGAATGGAAGGGCACCAATACAAAATGCAATATAtttagttctgaaaaaaaaattaacatcttcttatttttttctgtgtttgaagtTCACTACCATGAAACAAGGAAACGAGTCTCACTTGAAAAATTCAGAGCTTCACTGTTAAGAGAGTTAtcagctgcctccaaaagctaCTCCAATTTAACTTGAAACACAAGAATACACATGAATATTGTAGCATTTACATTAAACAAACtaatttctttgtaaaaataaagatatatatGTACATGCATCAACAGAAGCCCCTAAAGACTTCCACGTGCTCAAATGAAGCACACTATGTCAATGAAACCAAAACACCCAGCACTGAAATACTCACTGAAGTATGCCAAAAATCTGCTTGTATTAACAGGGTAATTGTGAAGagaatttctgtttcattcagaacaaaaataacagaGATAGTACATAATCTGAAAATAAGAGCATCACAAAGAACATGCTGAATATGTGCAACCCCTAACCAATGCTCACCTCAATGGCATAGCAGAAATCTGCCCCAGCTGAAGCTGCCATCATGGACAGGAGTCCTGTGCCAGTCCCTATGTCCAGCACAATTGCCTTCTCACCTCTCTCTTTTACTCTGTTCACTGCAGCACGAATACCTTGGTAGTATTTTACattctgtggaaaagaaaaaaaaaaaaatcagcaaccTTTTAtccatttatgtttttaatttctgtgcagAAATCTTGCATTATTTGACTGTGAGTTTATGATCAGAAAAAGGCTTACAGACACTCCTCAAGCCAAACAGTCACACCAAAGCCATCTTCAGCAATAACAACTGTATCAGGCAGAATCAGCCCATTTAAAGTACATCAGTATTTATCACAATGTTCATATTAACATTGGTCAATCAGCTATTCATAACATATGTATGATTTCCAAGTGTGATGTATTTTCCTCAGCAAATAATAATCAGATCCCTGGGAGATACTACAGGTTTTCTGATTAATTTTCCCCTGCGGGACCACTCAAATAATCATATTGTCCCTATAACAGTACAAGAGCTGAAGTATCTTGGTTTAGATTCCTCTCTTCATCTACTCAAAAAGGTTCATACATGAGAATTAACCAGTGGAAATCCTCGTTTTTAGTTACAGGACATTAAATGGAGCTATAAGCACACCAGCAccaacaacaggaaaaaaataaatgctgtcaGCCACAAGATACAGATTGATAtatatgcttttattttctttataacaACCTACTGTAAGACATTCCTTTCCTAATGATTTATCAAGCCTTTCCAAGGAATACATGACTTTTAAACATTATACATTTGGAAGGTCTGCTGGACCCCCTTCTGAACAATTCTAGTCAACAACTATGATACATATAATTCCAGTTGTTGTTTTAATTACTCAGACACAACCTGCTGCCTCTACACAGTTTATTAAATGCCTGATCCCACTAACATGTTTTAATTCAAGATGAATTCAAGATTCATTGTGGAGACGCCacaaaaatctttcaaaacatTGTTGATGGAAGGCTGACTTAATGGCTAGAGGAAAAAGAACCTTTAAACTGTTCACTCCAGACTTCATCATGCCTGTACATATGGTAGAAATACCACAGAAAAATAGACTTCACTTATACTCCTATAAAAACTAAGATGCCCAGCTTCACTTTTACAGCCTTTGAAATTTCATCTAATGAGCTCTCTGTCAAAAATGTCAAACACAGAACAGCAAAACTGGCTACTGAATATAAAAATGTTCTGCAGTAAACAATAGAACATTAAAGTCAGATGTAAGAAGGCATCTGTTGATCTAAGAGCAGGTCTGGTACCTTAGAGAATACAAAAATGTGATCATTTAATCTTTCAGATAAAGCCATATAATCACACAGTGACAGCTATTCAAGAGAAATGCAATGGCTCTTTTCCCACCATTCAaaagggttttgtttctgtACTTACTCTGTCCTTATCATGAAGCATATCTGCATAGCGTGACCTGCAATAAAAGATATTCCAGTTAAAATACTCATTCATTCTGCAAAGCAACTGGGCCCTGTGCCCACAAATGCACAAACAACTGACGCACTCCTTGAGGACCTAAAGTGTTTCCCAAATCTAAGGGACAATGTAATTTCAGTGATCTGGCCATCAGCATATAAATCAACTCATGAACCACTGGCACAAATGCTCTGCACAGCAACGGGCCCAAGGCACAGACAGACCTACGGACAAACAGCTGCGAAGCAGCACCTGAGACACACAGAGAGCAACGAATGACAGACTACTAACGACCTATTTTTTACCAAGACTTAAACTTCTTTGGTTGCCATTTCTTCATGGGTTGCACTTCTcagaaataccccaaaatatATCTTCCCACCTTCTCTGGCTATTACACTAAGTTCTTAAAAAGCTAAGACACGAACAGACAACTGGCAGTTACATGTTGCACTGgcatttaaaagcaatttagTCAATGCATTTTGTCCCAACTCAGTCACTGTCAGTATCAGGATCAGCCCCacagaaaacattctttaaaGTTAGAAGAAAACTACTTGGAGAATGGTTTACAACATTCTACATTGACAGCTCTGCCCTGTACACCACTGGGCACATTTACTGCCATTTAGACTATTCCACAGTCTGTTCACCTCACACCCTTGGGACTTCGACACAGACCCCCAAACTGCCCTTAAAAAAATGTTGGATTTGCTCATTTTCTGGTGTCCTGTAAGGGAACAAGCTACTTTTCCAAGCATACCTTGCAATCTCCTGGTGGTAGTCATAGTCCTCACCCTCTTCTAGCCACTCCATCGAACCAGTGGTTGGATTGGCTCTTCCACAAAAGGTCTTCATGATCAATCTCAAGTCGTATTgtgttatttatatattatgtgcagctttgcttttgcttcaATACAATACACCAAATCCCGgctgtgaaaaaaaccaaaccaaccatAAAACTTTTAGTAAACACAAGTATCACTTTAGCTCTTGTACATTCCCCCCGCTACACCTGCCTTGGCCAGAAGTACTGGTGACCACTTTATGCTTTTTTCATAAGGACATTTCAAGCTAAAATCTGTCACCAAGTCCTACACTGAAAAGGGATCCTGAAGATCATCTAGATGTAACCCCTGAGAACACAGCGCAGAAAAGAAACCAAGACCGCACTAAATCCTCACGGAAGAGCATCCCGTAAGTGAGCACATCAGGCCGGCGGCGGCCCGTCTCCCGGAGTCCCCAAAGCCTGCCCCGGGACCGGCACAGACCCGAACCTTCCCCGCCTCAGGAACGAGCTGCGACGGGGCACGGCCAGAGCGTTCTCCGCCATCCCCTGCCCGGAACCAGCGGGCTCGTCCCTCCTCAGAGCCCCAGGCCGGCAGCTCCGCAAGCCTGTGTACCTTTCCCGGATGCCGCGTGTGCCCACCCCGAGCGCCGCGTGTCTCTACCCCGAGCGCCGCGTGTCTCTACCCCGGGCACCGCGTGTCTCTACCCCGAGCGCCGCGTGTCTCTACCCCGAGCACCGCGTGTCTCTACCCCGGGCACCGCGTGTCTCTACCCCGAGCACCGCGTGTCCCTGCCCCGGAGGCCGCGGTCGCTGCCGCCGCTGATCCCGAGCCGCGGGCCCGGCGCGCCCCGCGCGGGGCCGGCGCTGCGCGGGCGCTCCGCCCCTTCCCGCGGGCGCCATGGCGGGCGCGGCCGTGCTGCGCGTGCGGCGGAAGCGCGGCGGCCCCGAGCCGGCCGAGGCGCTGCTCCTGGCCTGCAAGCGGCGCCGGGCCGAGCCCGTGGAGACCAACCTCTTCAAGCTGGTGGTGACCGTGTCCTCCAAGGtaccgggccgggcggggcggagTGGGCCGGCCGGTGCTCCTGGAGGGGTTTGGAAAGCAGCGGctctctctggctgctcctcGCGGGTCTCTCAGGCTCCCCTGTGCATGCGGGGGTCCGGAGAGTAGCCCGGCCCCGGGCAGCGCCGTCCTGTGCCGGTAACCGAGGGCACGGCGGCTCCTCCCGCGCTGTGACAGCcgcgggcagggcaggagccgGGTACGGGCCGCAGCACGCAGTGATCTCCGTGACAAGCTGTGCGCAGCACTCGCTTTTCTGCCCTTAGAGACTGTTCTTCACTTGGAAACTTCAGAACAGTCAATAAGTGAAGCTTGAATTCCTGCTGTGTGAGATGCTGAAGCTCAGCCCTACAAGGATAACAACCACCATCCGCCATTCGGCCTTTTATATTGAATAAGACTGGTCCGTCTTGGGAAATGGTCTTCTTACTATAAAGTAAAGGATATTATGCCCTAAATTTAGGTCCGTTGCAGTCTTCCAAAGGcgtgtgtttttgtttggacAGCTATTCTGTACCACGAAgttgtttaaaaatcaaattgaaaCAGTCTTAGGACTTCTGTTCTATATCTTGTGCTTTCCTCCTCTCATAACAAGAGAATATTATGATTGTTATGTTGCTTAAAGCAATAGTAGAAGTTACTTGAATGTTGTTAGGATTATTGGTACTGCAGTTCTTCATCCCTTCTAGGAAGGAGTATGACTTGCTCTGTTGATGTTATCGTTatattcctcctcctttttgttcctttccccCAGCACGAACCAGTTCAGAAGTACGTTAAAGATGCCATCACGCGAGACAAGGCAGCTCAGAGCCTGCGCCCCTCTTTGGGAAGCAGCCAGCGAATCCTCCGGGAGCTGCGTTGTGCCAAGCAGGcggaaaggaaggagaagcgGTACCGGGTGATATCCAGCCACCGGCCCGACTGCTCCGACGCAGCTGCACCTGCCACGCACGGCCGGGCTGCACCCCACGGGGACAGCTCCGAGTCTGAAGCACCGCAAGATGCTTCCCCAGAGGAGAGTGCTGCTGTCCATAGCACTTCAGACTGCTGTGGGAAATTCCAGCTGTTTGATATTGTACAAGAAGAGGAGATGATGGGAGATTCCAGTGTAACCACCGCAAACCCACAGGTCAGCTATGAATTTGGTGTACTTGAAGTACTTTGGTATGGCTGTTGAGTGGTACCTGTGGGCAGACTGCAGTGGGAGTTTTCTTGCACTGTAAGCATTCCACTGTTTAATAGGAGCTTTAACCAGATTGCAAGTTGGAATGTTTCAGGAGGATCGTAAATGCACTAATGTTGAAACAGAcagtgtgcagagctgctgcttaaGGAAGGGCTTGTACCACcctattttttctttgcccTGGTCTGATGTATAAGTTCTCTTTTCATCTGAAAACTGTTGGCTGTAAATAAGACTTTACAACTTTGCGTGACTTTAGTAGaaatactaatttattttttttttctcagcagaagACTGATCCAGATGCAATTCTCTGCAATGCAGTAGAGATGATCCGTGAGCGTTTAAATGTTTCTGAAGATGGTAAAAAAGAACAGGGTCACAAAGAAGATGAGTATGTTTATGACATCTACTATAAGGAAACATCAGCCCCTGATTGGATTGAAAATATCCTTTCTGTACAGCCCTATAGAGAAGAATATGAATGGGTAAGGGTGTGGAAAAACCAATCTTTCTCAACTAGGAAGATCACAAATAAAAGATGTTTAAAGTCCTGCTCTTAAAAGCTGCCATGCCAAGAAAGGTCCTTTAAGATAGACACTACGTGTATGCTCAGTGACTTCTGTGTTAGGCCTTTTGTAACTGCCAGTCCCACATTCCTGCAGGTTACTGTTGATCCCAGGATATCATATAACAAAATGGAAGGGACGGTGCTCATGCAGTGAGAAGAATCTGTCTGGTTTCAAGCTGACAAGTAAATTTAGCAACACGAAACTTGAGTAATTTACGTCTTGCTTGCAATTAGGAGGCAGCCATTAAAATGTCATTGTAAATATGACTGAATGAAACGAAGAGCAGGGGGGCCACACACAGCTTTTACAGTATTTGAGGACTTGACTTTAATCTTTaggtattttttcattaaaaattcttcAGTGACTGTGGAGTTAGGAAGTTTAATGTAAGGTTTGGTCTTGGGTTGTATAGTTCTGTGATCAACAGAGTTGTATACTGGGAGCCTGAAACTACTTTCTCTCCTCCCTGATCTATTACACTACTACTGAAGTGAGGAGGATTAAGCTAGACATTAACATTGAAATGCTGGAGTGGAACATATACATGTGTGACTTCACTGATTTTTCACCTAAAGCAGATAACATTGAAGTGTTATGGTGAATGTAGTGAGAACTCAAATTCTTCTGCAGTgtgccctgtgtcactgcagaATTCCTCCTGCCTGCCATCAGTAAGTATTACCTAGCTCTTTCTGATCTGTACAGTATTGCACAGGTGGATGAAAACCCACTTAACGTTCACTATAAACACAGACACTCAGCATTATGTTTTGCGTTGACATGCAGGTAAATGATGATCCTGGTCCAGAGGAAGTATAtgaagatgaagatgatgaaaatgatgaaaataacTGGCGTAATGATTATCCTGAAGAAGATGAATTCTTACCTGAGGAAGATGGAGAAAAAGGTACACCTGTCATAAATGCTGTTTGCTTTCCTGCTGTGCATGTATACATGCCCTCTTTTTTACGTGCTATCCCTAAAAAAGCAACTTAACTGAGCACTGCTGGGGTAGCATTCTGCTCTTACGGTGGTGAAATGTGTGTAGAGGAGGATTATCTTTCTTGGAACTAGAAGATAAATTAGTGgttttgaaaagacaaaattgaGAAGTCAAATTGAGGCTGCTGGAATTGCAAAGGTTGGCTAGCTTAGAGAAGGAATCCATGACTTGGGTCCACATACTGTCTCTGCCTTCTGAAGTCCCTACCCCAGAGTACTTCAAGCACAATTCAGACCTCAGCTCATACAGAAGTTGTTCAGTCTTCGTTAGTTTCTCAAGAAGCTTAAACTAGTCTGATTCACTTcattttttaagtaaaaataagagATAATCTAGAAGTGTTGATGCTTTCTCTACAGACTCTGAAGAGAGCTTCAGTGATGAGGACCAATGCTACAGGAGAAGAACATGGGACAAATATCGACAGGAGGTTTTGCAGGAATTTGGATATGATGAGACCGAAGATTTGGGTTCTGACtaacagcctggttttggaaAGTGAACATTTGCTGCTGTAGGAGAATGTACTATCTGAGCAGCCAGCTTCAGCTCGTGGCTATTAAACAGATGGGTGTGACTATGGCCACTTGACAAgacaaatttttttccaagcataAGATGCTCTATgctttaaaatagaattttctgCCCATGGCATATGTTGAGGTTTTGAAGGgaccttttatttatttttgttttcccaaagcTGCATGCCCAAGAGTTTGTACCTGTAGCAAATGTACAGACATGGAGGTATTGTTGGCAGCAGCCCTTCCTGATCATGACTAATACATCAGGTTTCACAAGAAGATCGATGTGTCTGCCCTGATGGCAAGTGGAAGTTCTGGAAGGCACCCTATCCTACTGCTTTCTACTTTATTTGTTCCTAAGTGTCAAGTGACTTTCTTCACAAGTGTTTGAGCATATGAAATGCCTTGAACTGTCCATTACTCTCCTCAGGAGTTTTACTGTTGGAGTAGAACAATGtgcatttaaataataaataaaatttttttgaCCACGTTTTCTTTACTCATTTAAAGATCACAGAAGTTGGTGCAGCTGAATGCAGGTCACCATTTTAATCTGCATTTGTACATCTTTAAACAATTCCACTGTACTTGTTTGGACACATGAAGTATTTCAGCACTCTCCTACTTGAGTCTATAAAAAATAGGTGATAGGATTAGCTCTTAGCTGATCAATGTCATTCATGAACTGGAGGCTACAGCAGTACTTAGGCCAATTAGTCTTGTCTGGTAATGGCAAAGTAGTGGAGGCGaggtatttttgtttgcttcagaGAAAGGTTAACACGGCActgcaaaaatccaaatatCCCCACTATTATTCAAGTCACTGATGTAACTATGGTGCACCCTTTGAAGTGTGTATTGCTTCAGCCATAATCTTGTAATTACAAGATTTAGTTCAGCTTAAATGCACAAAACCATACATGTGGCCAAACTCAGGTCAACTGAGACAGACATTCTGAACTAAGGTAAAAATATCAGGTATGTTTTTGAAGTACATCTCACTTTGCCAGACAAACAGGCTGGCTTCTTGTTGCCTTTTGCTGCACCAAAATTCAGTATCAAAACTGTCCTGATTTTAGGCTTACTTTAagcttttacttctgtttttatttctagcTTTTCCCCCTGCTACTTAGCTGTCAAGATCTAGTATCTGCCACAGAAATTCTGctatagaaggaaaaaaaaaaaaagtggtttctGGGAGGTTTTAGATGGTCACTTTCTAGTGAATAGCACTGAAATTTATAAGGGGAATTTTTTTGACTGCTGACGTAACTCAGCTACTGTGTCTTCACTGAAACAGTTCACAAACAAATGTTTACAGGCTTCAAACGAACAGTTTAATTTTGGAAGTTTCATAAAACATagcagaaattcagaaagtACTAACAagttaacaagaaaaaaatcaacaaccaTTAATAAAATCTTCAGTGGCGAGGTGCTTAGCTGATTAAATCCTTGCCACAGTCAGATACATTTCCATGTAGCATACAGAATAAAATCTTTAAGGGAGAAAGGTTGGTTCAGTCTATAAATAATGGAGCAGAACTTAATTTATCATTAGgggcagaaaaacaaatgaagtaGTTTGTTGTGACCAGTTTTCTGGGAAAAGAACCGAGtacagcaaataatttcatgCAAACATCCATCAGAATTAAGCTGGAAATGACTTCATCTTTGGAGTCAAAGTGGGTTTCAGTCTAACATAATAATGCATTATTTCACCACCTGGTTCTGCAGAAATCTAGTTTGATCCATTAGCTCTTACGATTTTCATACCAATTCTGAAGAAGAAACCATATTGACACACAGCTTATGTGAGTAGGTAATCATTATCCAATGAAAACCTGCCCTGAAAACATGCCACAGTTTAGGAGGATGACACAAGGGCATGATTCCAACATTGGAATCCATCTGCAAGTAAGaacattttcagcatttctgaaagaCCACCgaaaacagtttttctgtgTGTTCCAGTTCCAGCTCTTCCCTTTCATTTGTGTAATTGCATTAGCCTCCCTCCTGCTTCTGGTAATGGCTTAAACTTTATTTGGATTTGatttctggtttcttttctgCATTTGGGTCCATCTCTGTTAAAACACAGTAACAGAGCATCTGCATGTTTCGTGTGACTGCACCTGCAGAGAAATTGGAGATAGATTAGAACAACAGCCACCTATTTCACCTCTAATTACAAAACACATCTAAATGTGTGGCTAATGAAAGCTGTCAGGAATGCTATCTCACTTCTCTTTAGGGAAACAAACAATAAAAGCTAGTACAATAACTGTGTGCCACTCATTTTTAACAGAACCTTAAACTGTTCTGTTGATATCCTAGGGTGTTCTGCTTCTTAGGCACCATGCCAAGTAACTgaagtaaaatttttttctctgtaatgaAGAGTGTAAAACTGGTggaataaagaaagaaaactaataGCACACAGGGAAAGCTACAAGATTACTGAGTATTTACATACTGCAGCACCACATCCTGCTTTCAGGGTAAGGTTATGCTATAAACCTTCCTTACCACATCCCATCATGGCTGTCTCACATAGTAACAATAACAAAAGAGCACCgatgaagaaaaatttaaatttgtgtAATTTAACTGCTGTAATTCAACAGAAGGCAAAATTCCTTTCTTAACTGCCATAAAATCTATCTATTTTCAAATACCTGATTCAGTAAAGCTGGACAGTTTGTGCTACCAAGAATGTTCATACTTTTTACAGTCATCAGTCTTGGTTCAAATAAAGactttttcctgatgttttggCTATTGCTGAACAGTCTTTGCACAGTATCAaggcttcttttctttccttttactcagctcttcctgcagccagcagcatgggagagggcagggaagtTAGGCAGGAAGATGGCCAGAACAGCTCACCCAAACTATGCAAAGGGCTATTTCATGCTATCTGATTTCATGCTCAGCAATAGAAACAGGTTGAGCAAGAAGTGTTTGCTTGTGGGAATGTTTTCCCATACAACTACTGCTTGGAGACTGGCTGCACACTGGGCTGCCTGTGAGATGTGTGACAGACTGCTCTTGCAGcagcagggttttttcccctcttcacTTACTAAACTTTCTTTGACTTGACCAGCAGGTCTTCCCACCTTTGTTCTTCCTGTTCTGTCCCTCGtgctgctgggggtgctggtgagcCAGCCCTGGGTATTCAGCtgggtcaacccaccacaacCTTTTCCATCAACAGACCAAGAGTCACCTACttacttttcctctttcctaACAACATCTCCAGCTAACAAAGAAACTTACCCATAATCTTGTTAATAAATTGAGGTCTCCTTGATGCAGGTAAATAGACTCCCAAGAAAAAGAATGGAATTCCAGATAAAGCAATGGCAATTCCAATCATTGAATTTATAAAGTCACTATAGAGTGGCACTACCACCAGAAATACTGTGCATATACAGAATATTATTGGGAAAGCCAGACTCagctgcagacagaaaaaagagaacACAATGTTAATGAAATATTCACTGTCTATTGTTACAAACAGTATGATACAGACTTTTCTCTCTGAAACCCCCTTTGTGAAATTCTCTGTTCTTCCTCATATATCTGGCTATTTAGGACCATAAACAAATTGCAAAATTATTCTTAATGGA encodes:
- the SLC7A6OS gene encoding probable RNA polymerase II nuclear localization protein SLC7A6OS isoform X1 gives rise to the protein MAGAAVLRVRRKRGGPEPAEALLLACKRRRAEPVETNLFKLVVTVSSKHEPVQKYVKDAITRDKAAQSLRPSLGSSQRILRELRCAKQAERKEKRYRVISSHRPDCSDAAAPATHGRAAPHGDSSESEAPQDASPEESAAVHSTSDCCGKFQLFDIVQEEEMMGDSSVTTANPQQKTDPDAILCNAVEMIRERLNVSEDGKKEQGHKEDEYVYDIYYKETSAPDWIENILSVQPYREEYEWVNDDPGPEEVYEDEDDENDENNWRNDYPEEDEFLPEEDGEKDSEESFSDEDQCYRRRTWDKYRQEVLQEFGYDETEDLGSD
- the SLC7A6OS gene encoding probable RNA polymerase II nuclear localization protein SLC7A6OS isoform X2; translation: MAGAAVLRVRRKRGGPEPAEALLLACKRRRAEPVETNLFKLVVTVSSKHEPVQKYVKDAITRDKAAQSLRPSLGSSQRILRELRCAKQAERKEKRYRVISSHRPDCSDAAAPATHGRAAPHGDSSESEAPQDASPEESAAVHSTSDCCGKFQLFDIVQEEEMMGDSSVTTANPQKTDPDAILCNAVEMIRERLNVSEDGKKEQGHKEDEYVYDIYYKETSAPDWIENILSVQPYREEYEWVNDDPGPEEVYEDEDDENDENNWRNDYPEEDEFLPEEDGEKDSEESFSDEDQCYRRRTWDKYRQEVLQEFGYDETEDLGSD